One window of Scheffersomyces stipitis CBS 6054 chromosome 1, whole genome shotgun sequence genomic DNA carries:
- the ERK1 gene encoding Extracellular signal-regulated kinase 1 (ERK1) (MAP kinase 1) (MAPK 1), with protein sequence MNIEQPEQAPARQISFNVSSHYQILEIVGEGAYGIVCSAIHKPSNQKVAIKKIEPFERSMLCLRTLRELKLLKHFNHENIISILAIQRPVSYEFFNEIYLIQELMETDLHRVIRTQKLTDDHIQYFIYQTLRALKAMHSANVLHRDLKPSNLLLNSNCDLKVCDFGLARSIASSEDNFGYMTEYVATRWYRAPEIMLTFQEYTTAIDVWSVGCILAEMLSGRPLFPGRDYHNQLWLIMEVLGTPNMEDYYNIKSKRAREYIRSLPFCKKIPFQDLFGNINPNVQINPLAIDLLENLLIFNPAKRITVDDALKHPYLKLYHDPNDEPVSEKIPEDFFDFDKRKDELSIDDLKKMLYEEIMKPL encoded by the coding sequence ATGAACATAGAACAACCAGAACAGGCGCCAGCACGGCAGATATCGTTCAATGTATCGAGCCATTACCAAATTTTGGAGATAGTTGGCGAGGGAGCATATGGAATCGTTTGTTCAGCCATTCACAAGCCTCTGAACCAGAAAGTAgccatcaagaaaatcGAGCCGTTTGAGAGATCAATGCTTTGCCTTAGAACACTAAGAGAACTCAAGCTCCTTAAGCATTTCAACCACGAGAACATCATCAGCATTCTTGCTATCCAGAGACCTGTGAGCTACGAGTTTTTCAACGAAATCTATCTTATACAAGAGCTCATGGAAACAGACTTACATAGAGTGATCCGCACCCAGAAACTCACCGATGACCATATCCAGTATTTCATCTACCAGACACTTCGTGCCCTTAAGGCTATGCATCTGGCCAATGTGTTACATAGAGACCTCAAACCGTCAAACTTGTTGCTCAACTCCAATTGCGACTTGAAAGTATGTGACTTTGGCCTTGCCCGTTCCATCGCTAGTAGTGAAGACAATTTCGGGTATATGACTGAATATGTCGCGACCAGATGGTATCGAGCACCAGAAATCATGCTCACTTTCCAGGAGTACACCACGGCTATCGATGTCTGGTCTGTAGGCTGTATTCTCGCCGAAATGCTCAGCGGTAGGCCTCTTTTCCCGGGCAGGGACTACCACAATCAGCTTTGGCTCATAATGGAGGTCCTTGGGACACCTAACATGGAAGACTACTACAACATCAAGAGCAAGCGAGCACGAGAGTATATCCGATCATTACCGTTCTGCAAAAAGATCCCGTTCCAGGACCTCTTTGGAAACATCAACCCCAACGTCCAAATCAACCCGTTGGCCATAGACTTGTTGGAGAACTTGCTTATTTTCAATCCTGCCAAACGTATCACAGTAGACGACGCATTAAAACATCCTTACTTGAAGCTCTATCATGATCCAAATGATGAGCCTGTTAGCGAGAAAATCCCCGAGGActtctttgactttgacaAGAGAAAGGACGAGCTTAGCATTgatgatttgaagaaaatgttgtACGAAGAAATCATGAAACCTTTATAG